The sequence CAAGAAGGGATTACCGTCGGCGATCCCGAGCTTGGAGCCTCTGCCCGAGCACAAGATCAACTTCTCGACGCCGCCAATGATGGAGGGCGCGACGGACTTTCACTTCTTCTCCCTGCTCAAAGGGCAGGCAGAGGGCCGTGTCATGTTCGCCCCCACTTGCGGCAATGCCGTGATGTACGACATTGACATAGACGCCGTCGTTGCCATGCCCGACACTAACTTCTGCAAACAGAGGGACTCAATCTCCTTGTCCATGACCAGGCCTGGGAGCCAAGACGACGACGAACAGCACTATGTCTTGAGCAAAGAACCGAGGAATGTCTTGTTTGAGGTCTTGGAGTACGGGAGGAACGGCTCCGCCAGGGGTCCATCCGCTGGGATTGAACGGAGGTGGCACTGGCAACATCTGCCCTCGCCGCCGATGCGTGGACCATACCTGCCTGACCTCCACAGGAGAGCGGTCTTCCACCCCTCCGCGGCGGCGGTGGTCGATGAGACCACTCTGTGTGTGTCGTCTGTGGACGCCGGAGCCTATGCCTTTGACACGGTGAAAGGTGAGTGGAGGCAGGCTGGAAGCTGGGCGCTGCCCTTCCATGGCGCCGCGGAGTACGTCCCTGAGCTTGGCCTCTGGTTTGGCGTCAACGCTGCCGTCGGCAACACCCACCACTGTCTGGGTGCCTTCGACCTGTCTTCCTGGCCACCCGTGGAGCACCGCACCTGGAACTATCTCGATCCGTTGTCCGACAAGTGGTCGACATGGCAGAGGTACCTACTCaaccttggctcaggcaagttctgcaTCGCCACCAGCTTTCAAAATATCCAGTGGCGCACACCATGTAATGCAGCAGGCTACCCTTTACACGGGCTAGATGATGAGATGGTGGTCAATGACCTTACCATCTTGacgggcgtcgaggttgtgcgttGTGGCGACGGGCTCAAGATGATCAACCACAAGTCTAAACGCTTTGAAGGCATTGAAATCCACTGCGTGCTCTGAGCCAAAACTCGTCTGTTTCTTCGGGACTAGATGTGTGTGGGGTTCATTTCTTCTCGGATCGTAACAAAATTATATGCTATGGCCATGAACAAAACTTTGCAGGATGTGCATCTGTCCTCGTATATAAGATTCTCTATTCGGATCTTAAACGACTGAATCAAAATTATCGAACTTTTTTTTTGCCTGTGTGCAGCTGGCATTTTACTCATTTACTGTGAATTTTGGGCCCTTATGCGCACTGATATAGATATATAAACTGAAGCCGGGGGTTTGAGCAGGGCTCGGTTCAGTTCTACGATTCAGGTAAGGGCTTTGAGCATGGCTCGGTTCAGTTCTATGATTCAGATATTCGAATAAAAATTATCTTCAGTACACCCCCTTTAAGCGGACCCCAATTCAACAAAATTATACATTAAACATCTGCTTCTATATTGTTTTGGCTGAAAGAGAT is a genomic window of Triticum dicoccoides isolate Atlit2015 ecotype Zavitan unplaced genomic scaffold, WEW_v2.0 scaffold70428, whole genome shotgun sequence containing:
- the LOC119347624 gene encoding uncharacterized protein LOC119347624; protein product: MNREFANVIVRDYGCKFYSLLRVNLKQHLFHRSAAAAEKASNNKKGLPSAIPSLEPLPEHKINFSTPPMMEGATDFHFFSLLKGQAEGRVMFAPTCGNAVMYDIDIDAVVAMPDTNFCKQRDSISLSMTRPGSQDDDEQHYVLSKEPRNVLFEVLEYGRNGSARGPSAGIERRWHWQHLPSPPMRGPYLPDLHRRAVFHPSAAAVVDETTLCVSSVDAGAYAFDTVKGEWRQAGSWALPFHGAAEYVPELGLWFGVNAAVGNTHHCLGAFDLSSWPPVEHRTWNYLDPLSDKWSTWQRYLLNLGSGKFCIATSFQNIQWRTPCNAAGYPLHGLDDEMVVNDLTILTGVEVVRCGDGLKMINHKSKRFEGIEIHCVL